In the genome of Canis lupus familiaris isolate Mischka breed German Shepherd chromosome 17, alternate assembly UU_Cfam_GSD_1.0, whole genome shotgun sequence, the window gatgaaagaaggaaggagccaGACAATGGAAGAAGAGGAGGCTTGGACTAGTGGAGGGGGACTTTCACCACAGAGTCATGGGAGAGGGATTACACATCATGCCTGAAACCCCAGAAGATAGAAGGGTCTCTTCCCTGCTCTGGGGACTGACAGGGAAGAGACATCAATCATGTTTCTGATTGTCTTTTTCCAGAGATGTTCTTTGTCTTGGCCTCCTCCCTGAGCTCAGCCTCTAAGGAGAAAGGAAGTCCAATTCTTTTGGCAGTCTGTAAAGGAGAGCTTTGTCTCTGCTGTGAGAAGGACAGAAGACAAAGCCAACCATCTCTTCAGCTGAAGGTGAGCATTCTAGCCCAATTTCATTTACCCTCAGGCACCCCAAAGTGAAGGGCCAAGATCCTAATGCCTCTCACTTTCTACAAATTCTTATCTTGGTCAATATAACAGGGACATTCACCTTTCTGAAAGCATTGGGTAGGAGTTTCCTGCCCTACTATTTGATTCTGTGCTCCAAGAGCACACATGCTGGGTTTTCTCCCTCTCAGAGATTGTACTGTCTAATCTTTTACCTTGTAGAAGAAGAAACTTACCAACCTGGCTGCCCAGAAGGAATCAGCACGTCAGCCCTTCATCTTTTATAGGACTAAGGTGGGCTCCCAGAACAGATTGGAGTCAGCTGCCCATCCTGGATGGTTTATTTGTACCTCCCGCAATTCTGGTGAACCTGTTGGAGTGACAAATGTTCTTGGAAAAAGGAAACACACTGAGTTTTCatttcacagagctgaaacaaGTCCCAGTGAGGTTAGCGGGTAGGAAATTGCCCCATCAAATGCCTTCTTGTGCTTTCCTTTCTAACTCAGACCAATTATAGAAGGATACAGAATATACTTACTCTTACAGAATATACTTACTCTTTCATCTCTCATCAGTACTTTGAGAATTTGTGTCTTTAggtcaaaataagaaagaaggattAATTAAAGAGttttagatgaaataaaattctggTTGGAATGATCCCAGCCTCTGCTTATTTATGGCTTACCCTGAAAAATCAGTCACTTAGAGCCTGTGTTATATTGCGTGATTTGCCCAGACAGAGTCTGAACTTGCTGCAGAAAGTAGCAGTTAGCTGATGCTATGCTCTAGAATTAGCCATTCCTACTGGGGTTTAACAGGCACTGGAGGAAGTTCACAGAAGTAGTTGTCTGTGTCTCGAACCCAGTATGACAAGAAGAAAAACACTAGTGAGTCACCATCTAGCAAAGTGATAAGTGGAAAAGGTTGAGGTGGGTCCCAGACAAGGATCAGGGTGACTTAAAACGTGGGAGAAGCACTGAGATAAGGAATCTGGGTCAAGGGACAGTGAGGAGACCAGATGAGCAGCCAGCTGGCATGTGGGAAGTCTATCAACAAGGGCAAATTCCCATTGCTAATTTGGGCTCAGATTCTAGCAAAGAGTGATCCGCAGGTTGATTGAACAAACAGAAATCTGGGGTGTGGAAGCAGGATATGGGATTGAGAGAGAAAGGTGGAGGCTTGGGACTTACTTGTCTACTGGTTACAAGCAACAATAATTGATTTAGGCATACTTAAGCAAAAAGTATACTAAAACAacaaggagggcagcccaggtggctcagcggtttagcactgcctttagcccagggcctgatcctggagacctgggattgagtcccacgtcaggctccctgcatggagcctgcttgtgtctctgcctctctctctctctctctctctctctctctctctcatcaatcaataaataaaatctttaaaaaaataaaacaaggagcTTACTAGAAGGATATTGAGCATTTTAGTTTCTTAttgctactataacaaattaccataaactcagtggtttaaaacaatgcAATTTATTATCTTATCTTTTAGAAGGTCAGTCTGAAGTGGGTCTCATTGGACTAAAATCATGATGTAGGCAGGGCTGCATTTCTTCTAGAGGCTCCAGGGGATAATTAAtttcctgccttttccagctcctGGGGGCTACCTACATTCCCTGGCTTGTTGCCTTTTTCTCATATTCAGAGCCAGCAATGGCTGGTTAGGTCTTTCTCATGCTGCATCTCTTTGACCATTCTGCCTTCCTGTCACTCATAAGGACCCCTGTGATTACACTGGGCTCACCTGGATAATCCCCATCTCAAGACActtaatttaatcacacctgCTGAGTCCCTTCTGACATGCAAGGTATCACAtttacaggttctggggattaggatgtggacgtCTTTGGGGTCTATTATCCTGCCAAGCCCACGAAGGACATGCTGAAGAGACAGAAATTTCTAATAGGTCAGAAATGACAGGAGCCTGGGAGGCTTTGGCCCCACCACTCAGATGAATGAGGACCAGTCATGTTTTTCATCACTTAGCAAAAGATTCAGATTCCAAGTAGAACACATGACTGCCTTAGTTTGGGTTATGTGTCTGTTCCCTATTTTGGATTATGTGTCTGTTCCTTGGTCAGTTAAAGGCATTGCACCTTGATCAACACTCTCTCTGAGATATGTTTccagggaggccagtgtgggTTCTCAAAGTCAAATTGGAGAGCTCATCTCAAGAGAAAGGTGTGTAGGTGCCAGGCAGGAAGATAAACCTGAGTCTCCTGAGTCTCCTTATTTGTACCTAGAAATATGACACAAGACCAGTCTCTGAGGGTTAAGGGAGACAAGGGCCAAGGGAAGACCTCTGACAAGGTCAGTTGCTTCTGTTTCTGATTTGATGATGATGTTGACCAATACCAGgccagtaataaaaaaatacttagtacTTTCAGTGTTTGAAAATTTGTCCAGGTA includes:
- the IL37 gene encoding interleukin-37 translates to MSFLEDSGVKMESEDWERDEPHGCSEDLARSPLEPGPSLTSISSAHSCPKVKVSYPEKFSIHDRDHKVLVLDCDTLRAVPFKTYIRPEMFFVLASSLSSASKEKGSPILLAVCKGELCLCCEKDRRQSQPSLQLKKKKLTNLAAQKESARQPFIFYRTKVGSQNRLESAAHPGWFICTSRNSGEPVGVTNVLGKRKHTEFSFHRAETSPSEVSG